CGCTGGCCTGTGCCGACGGCGTGATCATTCCGATGGAGTGCGAGTACTTCTCGCTGCGCGGACTGGCACTGCTCACGGACACGGTCGAGAAGGTGCGGGACCGGCTGAACCAGCGTCTGACCCTGGACGGCATCCTGGTCACCATGTTCGATGCGCGACTGCTGCACTCCCGGCAGGTCATGAGCCGGGTCGTGGAGGTGTTCGGCGATCTGGTCTACGACTCGGTGATCGCACGCACCGTCCGGTTCCCCGACGCCAGTGTGGCGGGGGAGCCGATCACCACCTGGGCGCCGAAATCCGGCGGCGCCGAGGCCTATCGCGCGATGGCACGGGAAGTCATTCACCGGTCGGGCCGTTGAGCGAAACCGATAGATCGGCCGGGTTCCATTTGCGGCTGAGCAACTTCGAGGGTCCGTTCGACCTGTTGTTGCAGTTGATCAGTCAGCGCCGCCTGGACGTCACCGAAGTGGCGTTGCACCAGGTCACCGATGAATTCATTGCGTACACCCGCCAGCTCACCGCGAGCCTGGGTCAGGACACGACGCTGCGTGCGGACAAAATCCTCGACCAGACCACGGAATTCCTGGTGGTGGCGGCCACCTTGCTGGATCTCAAGGCGGCCCGGTTGCTGCCGTCCGGCGAGGTGACCGACGAAGAGGACCTGGCACTGCTCGAGGCCCGGGACCTGCTGTTCGCCCGATTGCTGCAATATCGGGCGTTCAAGCAGGTCGCCGAGCTGCTCGGCGAGCTGGAATCGGTGGCGCTGCGCCGTTATCCGCGCGCGGTCTCGCTGGAGGACCGTTATCTCGCGCTGTTGCCGGAGGTTACGCTGGGGGTCGACGCTGCGGCTTTCGCGCAGGTCGCCGCGGCGGCCTTCCGGCCACGGCCCCAGCCCAGAGTCGGGCTGGACCACATTCACGCGCACGCCTTCTCGGTCGCCGAGCAGGCGGCGCTGGTGCTGGAGTTGCTGAAGGCGCGCGGAGCCGGCGCCTGGACCACGTTCGCGGAGGTCTGCGCGGGTTGCGACCTGCCGATCCAGATCGTGGCGCGATTCCTGGCGCTGCTGGAGTTGTACCGAGGCAAGACGATCGAGTTCGAGCAGCCCGACCCGCTGGGTCCGCTGGCGATCAGCTGGATCGGGGAGATCGATGAGACGGCACCGCCGGTGGCGTTCGAGGAGGATTACGGGTGACGATGACCGCCGACACCGACCAGCCGGGAAACGAACCGCTGCCGGATGCCGACGAGACGGAGACAGCTCCCGTCATCCCGGAAATTCTCGATGAACCGGAGTTCCGGGCGGCGCTCGAGGCCATGCTGCTGGTGGTCGACGCCCCCGCACCGACGCAACTGCTGGCCGCCGCCCTCGCCGACGCCGAATCCCGGGTGGAACGGGTGCTGCGGGAGATGTCGGCGGAACTGACCGCCCGCGGCAGCGGCATCGACCTGCGCTTCGTCGGCGACGGCTGGCGGTACTACACTCGTACCGACTATGCGCCCTATGTGGAGCGCATGTTGCTCGACGGGTCCCGGTCCAAGCTCACCCGGGCCGCCTTGGAGACACTCGCCGTCATCGCCTATCGTCAACCGGTTACGCGAGCACGGGTGAGTGCCGTGCGCGGAGTGAACGTCGACGGCGTCATCCGCACTCTGGTGGCCCGCGGTCTCATCGCCGAGGCCGGGGCCGATCCGGAGACCAACGGCACGCTCTACGTCACCACCGAGCTGTTCCTGGAACGGATCGGACTCGCGTCGCTGGCGGATCTGCCGGCGTTGGCGCCGCTGTTGCCGGGCGTCGACCTGATCGATGAGATCAACGAGAGCCTGGATACCGACCCCCGGTACACCAAGCTCAGGAAACCCGCCGAGTCGGATATCGACCTCGGCACCGAGGAATGACAGGACTCCGGAGCGGAGCCTGCGAACAACCAGAGGAACTGTGAACACACCCGCTCGCCGAGATGGCACACCGGATGACAGAAGACGTGGCGCCGAACCCAGAGGTGGTTCGGGCCGGGGACGCGGACCCGCGTCCCCACGAGGCGCTCGGGGGGAGCGCGGATACGGGGACGGCGATCGTCGCTACGGCGATACGCCACGCGGCGGATCCGGTGATCGCGGCCGCCGCGGGTCGGGGGATTCCGGCGGTTACGGCGACGCCGGCCGCGGCGGTTCCGGCCG
This DNA window, taken from Nocardia sp. BMG111209, encodes the following:
- a CDS encoding ScpA family protein, encoding MSETDRSAGFHLRLSNFEGPFDLLLQLISQRRLDVTEVALHQVTDEFIAYTRQLTASLGQDTTLRADKILDQTTEFLVVAATLLDLKAARLLPSGEVTDEEDLALLEARDLLFARLLQYRAFKQVAELLGELESVALRRYPRAVSLEDRYLALLPEVTLGVDAAAFAQVAAAAFRPRPQPRVGLDHIHAHAFSVAEQAALVLELLKARGAGAWTTFAEVCAGCDLPIQIVARFLALLELYRGKTIEFEQPDPLGPLAISWIGEIDETAPPVAFEEDYG
- the scpB gene encoding SMC-Scp complex subunit ScpB, which produces MTADTDQPGNEPLPDADETETAPVIPEILDEPEFRAALEAMLLVVDAPAPTQLLAAALADAESRVERVLREMSAELTARGSGIDLRFVGDGWRYYTRTDYAPYVERMLLDGSRSKLTRAALETLAVIAYRQPVTRARVSAVRGVNVDGVIRTLVARGLIAEAGADPETNGTLYVTTELFLERIGLASLADLPALAPLLPGVDLIDEINESLDTDPRYTKLRKPAESDIDLGTEE